The DNA segment TGCCACCGCGTAAGCGGCGTGGGGCGTTGATCGAGCGTTTTGTCGATTGGTTGGAACGTGAGCGGCGCATGTGAGGTTTTGGGGCTGCTGCGCAGCCCTTCGCGGGCAAGCCCGCTCCCACAGGTTTTTGGCGCCGAACCGCCATGAAGGGCTGCACAGCAGCCCCAGAAGCTATGACACGAAGTTCACATGCTCGCCCCGATGCAGATCCAGCTCCAGGCAATCGACCATCCCCGCCGCGACCCCGGCCAAACGCCGCAAAGGCCCAGCGAGCCCCGGCTCCAGCGTTCCATCGGCACTGCGAAAATGCTCGATACCCAGCCCTGGCGCGTCTTGCGGCGCGTTGATCAACGTCCAATGCAGCCCACTGCGTTGCAGCACATCGACGATCTGATTGGCCTCCTCGACCTGCTGCCCCGGCGTATCCAGCACAGCAAAATCGCCCACCAGCAACAGCCGGCGTATAGTCGTGCGCTCAAGCCCAGCCACCAGTGCCTGGCTCATCTGCCGCTGCGCCGGCCAATCGCCGGGTGCCAGCGCCGAGAGCAAGACGATCACCGCTGACCCTCCAGCCACGCTTTGTTGCGCCTGGTCAGCACTGCCCAGCCCGCCTATCTTGAAGTGCAGGCCCGGGCGCGGCGCCTGGCGGTTGAGGTCGTCGACCACTGCGGTAACCTCGTGCTGGCGCGACAGCAACTCGACCGCCAGTGCACTGCCAAGGCTGCTCTGGATCCCGAACAGGACCAGTTTGAAGACTGGGGTTTCGGCATTTTTCACCTGATCGCTCCCTGTGCCGGTGGGGGTGATCGTTGGACCGCATTCAGGAGTTATCGTGCAAAGGATCAAGGGCTATCACGCCCATATTTACTACGATGCGCAGACCATGGAGCAGGCCCGGGCGCTGTGCGAGGAGGCTGCGCGGCTGTTTGGGGTGAGCATGGGGCGTATGCACCAGAAGCCGGTCGGGCCGCATCCGGACTGGAGCTGCCAGCTGGCCTTCGAGCCGGAACTGGTGGGGGTGGTGCTGCCGTGGCTGGCGCTGTATCGCAAGGGACTGGTGGTGTTTATGCATCCACTGACGGGGGATGAGTTGGCCGATCATCGCGATCATGCGATCTGGATGGGAGCGATCAGGCCGCTGGACCTGGCCATCTTCGAAGATTAATCGTGGCCTTTCGCCGGCAAGCGCGCCGCCACAGCGATAGCGCTAATTATCACAGCTGCGCATTCCCTGTGGGAGCGGGCTTGCCCGCGAACGAGGGCGAAGCCCTCGCAAGACAGGCGACTCAGTTACGCGCCGAGCGCACCCCTTCAGCCAGCGCCGAGCACAGGCTCAACACATCGCTGACGGCCTGATCGGCATCTTTGGCCTGGGCAATCTTGTCGACCAGCGCCGACCCTACCACCACCCCTTCCGCCAGGCGGGCGATCGCAGCCGCTTGTTCTGGAGTACGGATACCAAAACCAACGCTGACCGGCAGATCGGTATGCCGACGCAGACGCGCGATAGCCTCGCTGACGTGCTCGGTAGTCGCCGAACCTGCGCCGGTCACACCCGCTACCGAGACGTAGTAGACGAACCCGGAGCTACGCTCCAGCACGCGCGGCAGGCGCGCATCGTCGGTAGTCGGCGTGGTCAGGCGGATGAAGTCGATGCCCGCCGCCTGGGCCGGGGTGGCCAGCTCGGCATCGTGCTCTGGCGGCAGGTCGACGATGATCAGGCCATCGACACCGGCTTCTTTCGCTTGGGCGACGAATTGCTCCACGCCGAAACGGTGGATGGGGTTGTAGTAGCCCATCAGCACGATTGGCGTGGTCTGGTTGCCGACGCGGAACTCACGGACCATCTGCAGGGTTTTTGCCAGGGTCTGACCGGCTTCCAGGGCGCGCAGGGTGGCGAGCTGGATGGCCACGCCATCGGCCATGGGATCGGTGAACGGCATGCCCAGCTCGATCACGTCGGCGCCAGCGCCAGGCAGGCCCTTGAGGATCGCCAGCGAGGCGTCGTAGCCGGGGTCGCCAGCGGTGATGAAGGTGACCAGCGCCGAGCGGCCTTCGGCCTTCAGGTCGGCGAAGCGTTGTTCAAGACGGCTCATGCCTGTTTCTCCTGGGCGGCCATGTGGTTCATCACGGTTTGCATGTCTTTGTCGCCACGGCCGGACAAGCACACGACCATCAGGTGGTCCTTGGGCAGGGTCGGCGCGCGCTTGATCGCTTCGGCCAGGGCGTGGGAGCTCTCCAGGGCCGGGATGATGCCTTCCAGGCGGCAAGTGGCGTGGAAGGCGTCGAGGGCTTCGTCGTCGGTGATGCTGACGTACTCGACTCGCTTCACTTCATGCAGGTAGGCGTGCTCCGGGCCGATGCCTGGGTAGTCCAGGCCCGCCGAGATCGAGTGGGCGTCGGTGATCTGGCCATCGGCGTCCTGCAGCAGGTAGGTGCGGTTGCCGTGCAGCACGCCGGGTACGCCGCCGTTGAGGCTGGCAGCGTGTTTGTCGGTGTCGACGCCGTGGCCACCGGCTTCAACGCCGATGATCTGTACGCTGGCGTCATCGAGGAAGTCGTGGAACAGGCCCATGGCATTGGAGCCGCCGCCTACGCAGGCAACCAGGCTGTCAGGCAGACGACCTTCTTTTTCTTGCAGCTGGGCGCGGGTTTCCTTGCCGATGATCGACTGGAAGTCACGGACCATCGCTGGGTACGGGTGCGGGCCGGCAACGGTGCCGATCAGGTAGAAGGTGTCGTCGACGTTGGTCACCCAGTCGCGTAGCGCTTCGTTCATGGCGTCCTTGAGGGTGCCGGTGCCGGCAGTGACCGGAACGATTTCGGCGCCGAGCAGCTTCATGCGGAACACGTTGGCTTGCTGGCGCTCGATGTCGGTGGCGCCCATGTAGATCACGCAAGGCAGGCCGAAGCGTGCGGCGACGGTGGCGGTGGCCACGCCGTGCATGCCAGCGCCGGTTTCAGCGATCAGGCGTTTCTTGCCCATGCGCTTGGCCAGCAGCACTTGGCCGATGCAGTTGTTCACCTTGTGCGCGCCGGTGTGGTTGAGCTCTTCACGCTTGAAGAAGATCTTCGCGCCGCCGCAGTGCTCGGTCAGGCGCTCGGCGAAGTACAGGGGATTGGGGCGGCCGATGTAGTCGCGCTGGAAGTAGGCCAGCTCTTCGAGAAATTTCGGGTCGGCCTTGGCCGCTTCGTACTCGCGGGCCAGGTCCAGCACCAGCGGCATCAGGGTTTCAGCCACGTAGCGGCCACCGAACGAGCCGAACAGGCCGTTGGCGTCGGGGCCGGCGCGGAATTGGGTCTGGGTCATGGGGCGCTCCAGGGCGTTATGAATGAGTGATGGGCTTTACTCTAACCACGACAGGCTCGGCTGAAAACCGATAAGATTGCTACAACATGTCAGGAAATCTCACACGTCCCATGCGCCAGGATCTGCCTCCTCTCAATGCCTTGCGGGCCTTTGAAGCAACCGCCCGGCTCAACAGCGTCAGTCAGGCCGCCGACGTGCTGCACGTGACTCATGGGGCCGTGAGTCGGCAGATCAAGGTGCTCGAGGAGCATCTAGGGGTGGCGCTTTTCGTCAAGGACGGGCGTGGCGTCAAACTCACAGATGCCGGCGTGCGCCTGCGCGATGCCAGCGTTGATGCGTTTGACCGGCTGCGTGGGGTTTGCGCCGAATTGAGCCGGGATGTCAGCGAGGCGCCGTTCGTCCTGGGTTGCTCGGGTAGCCTGCTGGCGCGTTGGTTCATCCCCCGCCTGGGGCGGCTCAAGGCAGATTTGCCGGAGTTGCGTTTGCACTTGTCGGCGGGTGAAGGCGACCTTGACCCGCGCCGTCCCGGGCTGGATGCCTTGCTGGTGTATGCCGAGCCGCCGTGGCCGGCAGATATGCAGGTGCATGTACTGGCCGAGGAGCGTATTGGACCGGTGCTCAGCCCGC comes from the Pseudomonas urmiensis genome and includes:
- the trpB gene encoding tryptophan synthase subunit beta — its product is MTQTQFRAGPDANGLFGSFGGRYVAETLMPLVLDLAREYEAAKADPKFLEELAYFQRDYIGRPNPLYFAERLTEHCGGAKIFFKREELNHTGAHKVNNCIGQVLLAKRMGKKRLIAETGAGMHGVATATVAARFGLPCVIYMGATDIERQQANVFRMKLLGAEIVPVTAGTGTLKDAMNEALRDWVTNVDDTFYLIGTVAGPHPYPAMVRDFQSIIGKETRAQLQEKEGRLPDSLVACVGGGSNAMGLFHDFLDDASVQIIGVEAGGHGVDTDKHAASLNGGVPGVLHGNRTYLLQDADGQITDAHSISAGLDYPGIGPEHAYLHEVKRVEYVSITDDEALDAFHATCRLEGIIPALESSHALAEAIKRAPTLPKDHLMVVCLSGRGDKDMQTVMNHMAAQEKQA
- the trpA gene encoding tryptophan synthase subunit alpha — protein: MSRLEQRFADLKAEGRSALVTFITAGDPGYDASLAILKGLPGAGADVIELGMPFTDPMADGVAIQLATLRALEAGQTLAKTLQMVREFRVGNQTTPIVLMGYYNPIHRFGVEQFVAQAKEAGVDGLIIVDLPPEHDAELATPAQAAGIDFIRLTTPTTDDARLPRVLERSSGFVYYVSVAGVTGAGSATTEHVSEAIARLRRHTDLPVSVGFGIRTPEQAAAIARLAEGVVVGSALVDKIAQAKDADQAVSDVLSLCSALAEGVRSARN
- a CDS encoding DOPA 4,5-dioxygenase family protein, translated to MQRIKGYHAHIYYDAQTMEQARALCEEAARLFGVSMGRMHQKPVGPHPDWSCQLAFEPELVGVVLPWLALYRKGLVVFMHPLTGDELADHRDHAIWMGAIRPLDLAIFED
- a CDS encoding NAD(P)-dependent oxidoreductase: MKNAETPVFKLVLFGIQSSLGSALAVELLSRQHEVTAVVDDLNRQAPRPGLHFKIGGLGSADQAQQSVAGGSAVIVLLSALAPGDWPAQRQMSQALVAGLERTTIRRLLLVGDFAVLDTPGQQVEEANQIVDVLQRSGLHWTLINAPQDAPGLGIEHFRSADGTLEPGLAGPLRRLAGVAAGMVDCLELDLHRGEHVNFVS
- a CDS encoding LysR family transcriptional regulator, with product MRQDLPPLNALRAFEATARLNSVSQAADVLHVTHGAVSRQIKVLEEHLGVALFVKDGRGVKLTDAGVRLRDASVDAFDRLRGVCAELSRDVSEAPFVLGCSGSLLARWFIPRLGRLKADLPELRLHLSAGEGDLDPRRPGLDALLVYAEPPWPADMQVHVLAEERIGPVLSPHFAGSERLRNAPAQALLGEALLHTTSRPQAWPAWAMQHGLDAGALHFGQAFEHLYYLLEAAVAGLGVAIAPQPLVADDLRAGRLIAPWGFSPTQAALALWVPRRAADGRAEQLALWLRRELDQQAV